One genomic window of Nicotiana sylvestris chromosome 10, ASM39365v2, whole genome shotgun sequence includes the following:
- the LOC104213490 gene encoding kinesin-like protein KIN-14P: MNSILDRVAKDYGRRSSSSVYSSGDVFEPLSSNNARQRAKLVEWLNNVLPHLRFPINASDEDLRAFLVDGTVLCQLLNKLRAECGGSEHSPEVGSENIKRFLSAMDEMGLPRFQAPDLEQGSMKIVVGCLLTLQAEFTPNNGGHNSSTVLSGNSGADANRRWKLLGENFGCGDVLYREEFSRTQSSPSPGERQKNGSDSKFQRALRSPVMAEPSAALLDHVGHKFHEVFQLKQGSHTEIPAARISEMMKSNSLDIAPTQSLLSVVNGILDESIERKNGEIPQRVACLLRKVVQEIERRISTQAEHLRTQNNLYKTREEKYQSRIRVLEALATGTSEETQIVMNQLQQIKNEKNKMEEKKKNEEQDVPKLKEKDDQIAALKQELEIAKKSYELKEKDDHGHEIAALKQELEIVKKSYELKEKEDHRKEIAALKQELEIVKKSYELKEKENHKQEIEALKQEMEIAKKSYELKEKEDHRQEIAALKQEMEIAKKSYELKEKEDHKQEIVALKQEMEITKKSYELKEKEDHKQEIAALKQEMEISKKSYEQHTLEMDKKATEAQKELEEKLKEATSLLTESRNRIKELETFSQEKSQDWTKKEHIYQIFTEFQLGALRELRFSSQSIRQEVVKTQKSYAEEFNQLGEKVRALGHAAAHYSTVLAENRKLHNEVQELKGNIRVYCRIRPFLRGQKEKQSVVEYIGENGELIVVNPSKQGKEGHRSFKFNKVYSPAATQAEVYSDIQPLIQSVLDGYNVCIFAYGQTGSGKTYTMTGPDKATEENLGVNYRALNDLFRISQMRGSTFTYEITVQMIEIYNEQVRDLLSSDSSQKKLGIVSASQPNGLVVPEASMHPVNRTSDVLDLMDIGLRNRAKGSTALNERSSRSHSVVTVHVRGMDIKSGSSMRSSLNLVDLAGSERVDRSEVTGDRLKEAQHINKSLSSLGDVISALAQKNAHVPYRNSKLTQLLQTSLGGQAKTLMFVQLNPEVGSYSETMSTLKFAERVSGVELGAARSSKEGRDVRDLMEQVVSLKDTISQKDEEIEKLQLIKDQKNVYIGADSETHSAD, encoded by the exons ATGAATTCCATTCTGGATCGCGTTGCCAAAGATTATGGTAGACGGAGCAGCTCAAGTGTTTACAGTAGTGGGGACGTCTTTGAGCCTTTGTCAAGTAATAATG CTAGGCAACGAGCAAAATTGGTAGAATGGTTAAACAATGTTCTTCCTCACTTGCGTTTCCCAATAAATGCTTCTGATGAGGATTTGCGAGCTTTCTTAGTTGATGGTACCgtcttatgccaattattgaatAAGCTGAGAGCAGAG TGTGGTGGTTCAGAACACTCTCCGGAGGTGGGATCAGAAAACATTAAAAGGTTTTTGTCAGCTATGGATGAAATGGGCTTGCCCAGGTTTCAGGCACCAGATTTGGAACAG GGTTCTATGAAAATAGTGGTGGGGTGCCTTTTAACACTTCAGGCAGAATTTACGCCGAATAATGGAGGACACAATTCTAGCACAGTATTATCTGGTAACTCTGGAGCTGATGCAAATAGAAGATGGAAATTGTTGGGAGAAAATTTTGGATGTGGCGATGTCTTATACAGAGAAGAATTTTCAAGAACTCAGTCTTCTCCATCCCCAGGAGAGCGACAGAAGAACGGATCAGATTCAAAATTCCAGCGTGCATTGAGAAGTCCTGTAATGGCAG AGCCATCAGCTGCATTATTAGATCACGTCGGACATAAGTTCCACGAAGTATTTCAGCTTAAACAAGGGAGCCACACTGAAATTCCTGCTGCAAGGATTTCAGAGATGATGAAATCTAACAGTTTGGAT ATTGCCCCAACACAGTCACTTCTAAGTGTTGTCAATGGGATTCTTGATGAAAGCATTGAGCGGAAGAATGGCGAGATACCTCAA CGTGTAGCATGCCTATTGAGAAAAGTGGTGCAAGAAATTGAGCGTCGGATATCCACTCAAGCGGAACATCTTAGAACG CAAAACAATCTATATAAGACTCGTGAAGAGAAATACCAGTCGAGGATCAGAGTCTTAGAAGCCCTTGCAACTGGGACTAGTGAAGAGACACAG ATTGTCATGAACCAGCTTCAGCAGATTAAG AATGAGAAAAACAAAAtggaggagaaaaagaaaaacgagGAGCAGGATGTGCCTAAATTGAAAGAGAAGGATGATCAAATTGCAGCATTGAAGCAAGAGCTGGAAATAGCTAAGAAATCCTATGAATTGAAAGAGAAGGATGATCACGGTCATGAAATCGCAGCTTTGAAGCAAGAGCTGGAAATAGTTAAGAAATCGTATGAATTGAAAGAGAAGGAAGATCATAGAAAAGAAATCGCAGCTTTGAAGCAAGAACTAGAAATAGTAAAGAAATCATATGAATTGAAAGAGAAGGAAAATCACAAACAGGAAATCGAAGCTTTGAAGCAAGAAATGGAAATAGCTAAGAAATCATATGAATTGAAAGAGAAGGAAGATCATAGACAAGAAATTGCAGCTTTGAAGCAAGAAATGGAAATAGCTAAGAAATCGTATGAGTTGAAAGAGAAGGAAGATCATAAGCAAGAAATCGTAGCTTTGAAGCAAGAAATGGAAATAACTAAGAAATCGTACGAGTTGAAAGAGAAGGAAGATCATAAGCAAGAAATCGCAGCTTTGAAGCAAGAAATGGAAATATCTAAGAAATCATATGAACAACACACCCTAGAAATGGACAAAAAGGCTACAGAAGCCCAAAAAGAGCTCGAGGAGAAGTTGAAGGAGGCGACGAgccttttgacagaatcaagaaATAGGATAAAGGAACTTGAGACATTTTCTCAAGAAAAATCTCAGGATTGGACCAAAAAGGAGCATATCTACCAAATATTTACAGAATTCCAGCTAGGCGCACTTCGT GAACTAAGGTTTTCTTCTCAGTCAATAAGGCAAGAAGTTGTAAAAAcacaaaagagctatgcagaggAATTCAATCAACTAG GTGAAAAAGTTAGAGCACTAGGACATGCAGCTGCACACTACTCCACAGTCCTTGCTGAGAATCGCAAACTGCACAATGAGGTGCAGGAGCTAAAAG GAAATATCAGAGTATATTGTCGGATTAGGCCATTCCTTCGTGGACAAAAGGAAAAACAATCAGTTGTTGAATACATTGGAGAAAATGGGGAGCTTATTGTTGTAAATCCTTCCAAACAAGGAAAGGAAGGCCATAGGTCTTTCAAGTTTAATAAGGTCTACAGTCCAGCTGCAACACAAG CTGAGGTTTATTCGGATATTCAGCCCTTGATACAGTCTGTGCTTGATGGATATAATGTATGTATATTTGCCTATGGTCAGACTGGATCAGGAAAAACATACACCATG ACTGGCCCAGACAAAGCGACTGAGGAGAATTTGGGTGTCAATTATCGAGCTTTAAATGATCTTTTCAGAATTTCTCAAATGAGAGGGAGCACCTTCACATATGAAATTACAGTTCAAATGATAGAAATATATAACGAACAAGTTCGTGACTTACTCTCAAGTGATAGTTCACAAAAGAA ACTTGGGATAGTATCCGCCTCCCAACCTAACGGTTTAGTTGTTCCTGAAGCGAGCATGCATCCAGTAAACAGGACCTCTGATGTCTTAGATTTGATGGATATTGGATTAAGAAATCGAGCAAAAGGTTCCACTGCCCTAAATGAAAGAAGCAGTCGATCACACAG CGTTGTCACTGTTCATGTTCGTGGGATGGATATAAAGAGTGGTTCATCCATGCGTAGTAGTCTTAATTTGGTGGATCTCGCTGGAAGTGAAAGAGTAGACCGCTCTGAGGTGACAGGAGATAGACTGAAAGAGGCACAACATATAAATAAGTCGTTATCTTCCCTAGGAGATGTCATTTCTGCTTTGGCACAAAAAAATGCTCATGTCCCTTACAGAAACAGCAAGCTGACTCAACTCCTTCAGACTTCATTAG GTGGCCAAGCCAAGACACTTATGTTTGTGCAGTTAAATCCTGAAGTTGGTTCATATTCAGAAACCATGAGCACGTTAAAATTTGCTGAAAGAGTATCTGGAGTAGAGTTAGGTGCTGCTCGAAGTAGTAAAGAGGGCAGAGATGTAAGAGATTTAATGGAGCAG GTTGTGTCTCTTAAGGATACGATATCTCAGAAAGATGAGGAGATTGAGAAACTGCAGCTGATCAAAGATCAAAAAAATGTTTATATTGGCGCCGACAGTGAGACACATAGTGCTGATTAA